A single Oncorhynchus tshawytscha isolate Ot180627B linkage group LG01, Otsh_v2.0, whole genome shotgun sequence DNA region contains:
- the LOC112249937 gene encoding mediator of RNA polymerase II transcription subunit 8, translated as MQQREEKLLEASVESLISRVAHLKNALHSFIYKLENEYERLTWPSVLDNFALLSGQLNTINKLLRNEKTPSFRQQVIIPLLLSPDRDEELAKLTEQRVPVFSHEIVPDHLRTKPDPEVEEQEKQLSAEAARIGPEVAQKQIQTLNKLCSNLLEKLNNPRDDRDAESAAIRQNKPSFNTADTNALVAAVGFGKGLSKCRPPGPVAPGHPGQGPMMSGGPTLQQVTIGGGSGQQQGMGPGAPQGQAGKMPSNIKTNIKAASSMHPYNR; from the exons ATGCAG CAACGGGAAGAAAAATTACTGGAAGCATCCGTGGAATCCCTTATTTCCCGCGTGGCTCATCTAAAAAACGCTCTTCACAGTTTCATCTACAAGTTGGAAAACGAGTATGAACGACTGACATG gccctcagtgTTGGACAACTTTGCCCTCCTGTCCGGTCAGTTGAATACCATCAATAAACTGTTGAGGAATGAGAAGACACCATCTTTCCGTCAGCAGGTCATCATCCCCCTTCTGCTGTCTCCAGACAGGGATGAGGAACTAGCT AAACTGACAGAGCAGCGTGTGCCTGTGTTCAGCCATGAGATTGTGCCAGATCACCTGCGCACCAAGCCTGATCCTGAGGTGGAGGAGCAGGAGAAACAGCTGAGTGCAGAAGCTGCCCGGATAGGACCTGAGGTGGCACAG AAACAAATCCAGACACTGAATAAGCTATGCTCAAATCTACTGGAGAAACTGAACAATCCTCGCGATGACAGGGATGCAGAAAGTGCAG CTATACGGCAAAACAAACCATCATTCAACACCGCTGACACCAATGCACTGGTGGCAGCGGTGGGCTTTGGCAAGGGGCTTTCGAAGTGCAGGCCCCCTGGGCCCGTTGCCCCTGGTCACCCAGGACAAGGACCCATGATGAGTGGAGGTCCCACCTTACAGCAAGTTACCATTGGTGGGGGTTCAGGACAGCAGCAAGGCATGGGGCCTGGTGCTCCTCAGGGACAGGCAG gGAAAATGCCAAGCAACATCAAGACAAACATCAAGGCTGCCTCCTCAATGCATCCTTACAACCGATAA